Within Patescibacteria group bacterium, the genomic segment CCACAGGCGCTTCCAAGGAAATTGTTTCTTGGGAAATTTTTATAATGTGTCGCACTTTTTCAATTTCCACTCCCATTTCAGTTGCAATTTCTTCGGGCATGGGTTCGCGGCCCAAATCTTGTATTAATCTTCTTTTAATTTGGTTGAATTTACTGATTGTTTCAACCATATGCACCGGGATTCTCACTGTCCTTGACTGGTCAGCCAGGGCGCGGGTAACTGCCTGTCTTATCCACCAAGTTGCGTAGGTGGAAAATTTATATCCTCTTTTGTAATCAAACTTCTCAACTGCCCTGAATAAACCAATGTTCCCCTCCTGAATTAAATCCAGTAAAGTTAAATGCGGGCTTCTACCAACATATCTTTTGGCGATATTTACCACCAAGCGCAAATTGGCTTTTGTAAGCTTTTCCCTTGCATCCTCGTCGCCTTTCAGGATTCTTTTAGCTAATTCTACTTCTTCGTCGCCTGAAATCAAATCTGTTTTTCCAATTTCCTTCAAATACATCTGCACAGAATCAATATTATCCAAATCATCAAGAAGTTTCTTTAATTTTTTCTTTGGTTTATTGGTTCCCTTTTCTGCTTCTACCAAAATTTCGGTTTCGGCTAAAGTTTTTGGGACAAAATCAATATAATCTTTTTTCTCTAAAATCTGTATATGGGCATTTTTCAGGCTGTCGTATAATTCTTCAATGCCTTCAATATCTCTTTCCAAATAAGGAATTGCTTTGATTATTTCCTGTTCAGTAATAAAACCTTTATTTTTGCTTCTAGTAATCATTTTTTGGATTACTTCCGGAGTAATTAATCTCTTTTTTGCGCGGGTTTTTATTTTATGTTTTTTCATAATCTACATTTAATTCGTCTAATTCTTCGATTATTTTACAGGACTTCTCTTTTAATTTATCAACCTCGTCACGCTTTTTTGCATCCTCTGCTTCTTTCATTTCTAGACTGGTTTTTACCAATTCTTCTTTCAGGAAGATTTCTTTCAATGTCTTGATACAGAAATCCATTTCTTTTAACACTTCTTTTTCTTCTATGTTAAGATGTTCTACTTTAAAAATCAAGTAATTCGCCAAGAATTTATCTTCCTCTGATTTTATATTATCCATCCTTATATTCTTGACAAATTTTTTGAGCTCTTCGGTGTTCAAAAGCGATTCATAAAAATTCTTATTCAAATATTCCAGATGTTTCGGATATTTCAACGCCAGACCGAGCAGGATTTCTTCTTTTTCTTTTATGCGCGACCTTTC encodes:
- a CDS encoding sigma-70 family RNA polymerase sigma factor, with product MKKHKIKTRAKKRLITPEVIQKMITRSKNKGFITEQEIIKAIPYLERDIEGIEELYDSLKNAHIQILEKKDYIDFVPKTLAETEILVEAEKGTNKPKKKLKKLLDDLDNIDSVQMYLKEIGKTDLISGDEEVELAKRILKGDEDAREKLTKANLRLVVNIAKRYVGRSPHLTLLDLIQEGNIGLFRAVEKFDYKRGYKFSTYATWWIRQAVTRALADQSRTVRIPVHMVETISKFNQIKRRLIQDLGREPMPEEIATEMGVEIEKVRHIIKISQETISLEAPVGEDEEDSTLADFVVDEKTVMPHQIAAQRLLRDWLQEILVDLSQREQEILGMRFGLKDGITHTLEEVGKKFRVTRERIRQIEAKSLQKIREHQKLKKLEEY